GGGAGATGGACATGGACGCGCCCACCCCCATGTTGGCCAGGTACTCCAGGTGCACCGGCGACACGCTGCGCAGGGCCGCGCCGGACAGGTCCAACGGCCGTCCCAGCTCGGGGAGCACCGCGGGTACCAGCGGCACGGGCCGCGCGCGCGCATCGGCGATGAGCCGCAGGGTGTTGCGGACATAGAGGGCACGGGCCTGCACGGGGATGTCGCTCGCGGGGAAGTGCAGCCCCAGGAAGCTGTCCATCGCCGGATCCCGGCTCTCGGCCACCACCTCGCCGTGCCAGTCGGAGTCGAAGAGGTACACCATCACCCGATCGAAACCAGAGAGCGTGCGCACCGCGCCCGCCACCTCCTGCAGGAGCGCCCGCGGCCCCTTGGCCCGCGTCAGGGGCGAGAGGATCTGATCCACCATGACCAGGGCCCCCTCCTCGCTGACGTCGCCGGTGACGGGCTCCAGATCCAGCACCGCCAGCCCATCGCTGCGGTGCAGGAGCCCCACGAAGGGGTGTCCCGCGGCCTCGATGCGCAGGGTGCCCACGGGGCCCTGCTGGGACAGGGCCCGGTTGAGCAGGGCGAGCGACGTGGGGTGCAGGAACTCCGCCAGCGGCTGGCCCAATAGTGCCTGGGGTGCCCGTCCCAACCAGGCCTCGATGTTGGCGCTCACCACCCGCAGGGTGAGGTCCGGCTCGGAGAAGGCCAACAAGGCACCGTGTGGCTGGATGCCGCCCAACAGGTGGATGGGCTCGCGGTCACATTCCGTGAGTTCAGTCTGGGAGACAGGGGGATTCATGAAAGGGAGACCTCACGGAAACGGGCTTCGAATGCGTCGAACGTGGCCTGAGCCCCCTGGATGACGCGGGGAGCGAGCGCGGGCTCGGGACAGGCGCGCAGCAGGGCCTCACCAAAGGACTTCCACATGGGACCCACGTTCTCGCCATAGGCGCGGAAGAAGGCGAAGCGTCCCACGGGCGTGCCCTCGAAGTGGCGCGCGAGGTGCCGCAGGATGAGCTGACCTCCAAGCGTCGAGCCCTCCAGCACGTAGAGGACCCCGAGCGCCTCGGGCCCCCCGGGCACGGCGGGAGGGCGCGCGAGGGACGGCAGCCGGGCCAGGGAGTCCTCGTCGTGACCGAGCGCCAGGAGATCCTCGCGCAACAGGTGCAGCTTGCGGCGTTCGTTCACGCGCAGCTCGGGATGGGACGCCTCCAGGTGCTCGGCCACGGCCGGCTCCAGGAAGGCATGGAGCGCGTGGAGCGCCTCCAGGTGCGCGCGGTAGCCGGACACGGAGAGGCCCGGCGCCATGAGACGCACCACGCTCTCGGCGCGCTCATGGTGGGGTCGGGTTTCCGCCTTCAACGATTGCAACAGGTTGGGGGACTCGGGGGAAAGCAACACCCCTCCAAGCATGGATGTGGGAAGGAGGCCGGGGAACAAGCCCGGCGCTCAAGTGTCCACCTGTCGCCAGGAAGGCTAGTCGGGGGATGACTCGGTGGGCGTGAGGGCGAAGTTGATGCCACTCACGGTCCTGGACGCGCTCACCTCGATGGGCTCGATGTTGGCGGAGTCACGCCAGGCGCCCAGCCGCTCTCCGTCCTCGAAGAACTCCTCGTCCCCATCCTCGTCGATGGTGGCGATCGCGTAGTAGGTGCGCGGGGTGAGCTTCATGCTGTAGGAGTAGCCACTGGACGAGGACACCAACGTCAGCCCCTCCTCCTCGAGATCCAGCTCACCCGCGGCGTCCTCGAAGAAGAAGGCGAGGATGATGTCCTTGTCCTCGATGCTTCCCACCTGGATCTTCACCGCCACGGTGGCCGACTGCCCGTTGTCGCCCGTCAGGGTGAGCTGCGCCGGGTACTCGCCGCGCGACAGGTTCCCGGTGTTGACGGCCACCGGCAGCGCGACCGAGCGATAGGCGGACACGGTGACGGTGTTGCCGCTCGGGAAGGACAGCGCGGAGGCGTACGTCCCCGAGGCCTTCACGGTCACCTTGAGCGAGCCGCCGCCAAGGTTGCGCACCGCGAGTGACTGGGTGCTGGCGCCCAGGAAGGAGATCTGGTTGGCCCCCACGCCGAGCTTCGACGGGGCGTTGGGATCCAGCCCATTCCTGGCCGCCAACACGGCGGCCTGGGCGTTGACGAGCCCCTCGCCGCAACCTTCGCCGCACTTGCTCGCCGGATCCGCGGTGGCGGTGAGGATCTGCTCGACCTCGGCCGTGGTGAGAGCCGGATTCTGCGCCTTCATCAGCGCCACGATGCCGGCCACGTGCGGCGAGGCCATGCTGGTGCCCTGGTAGTAGGCCCACACGGGCGTGCCGTCGTCGTCCAGGATGGGAGAGAGCACGCCGTCCGGCTTGCCATCCCCATCGAGATCCTCCGCTACCTCACCGCCCGTGGCCATCACGTCCACGTTGGCGCCGTAGTTGGAGTAGCTGGCGCGCTTGCCGTTGAAGCGCGTGGCGCCCACGCAGATGACGTTGTCCTGGTTGCACGGAGAGAAGGCGCTCGCGTCGACGTTGTCGTTGCCCGCCGCCACGACGATGATGACGCCCTCGGCCACGGCGTCATCGATGACCTCCTGGAGCGCCTGGCTCGGGGGAGACGCCCCGCCGAGGCTCATGTTGATGACCTTGACGGGATTGGCGTTGGTCCTCAACCCGGGAACCGGCAGGCCCACGGCCCACTGGATGCCGGCGGCGATGTCGGCGAACGAGCCGCCATCCGAGCCCAGCGCGCGCACCGGAACGATGGGGCCCGACCAGGTGACACCCGCCACGCCCGCGCCCTCATTGCTCACCGCGCCGACGGTGCCCGCCACGTGCGAGCCATGCCACGAGGAGCTGCCGTTGGGCTGGTCCTTGCCCACGTCCGTGGCATCCATGTCGCGCCCGTCGCCGTCTCCCGAGCTGGCGACATCGGAGATCATGTCCACGCCCTGCACGACTCGGCCGTTGAGGTCCGGGTGCTTGACGATGCCCGAGTCGATGATGCCCACGGCGACCCCCGCCGTGGTGATGTCCCAGGCGGCGGGCAGGTTCATCATCCGGTAGTGCCACTGGCGCGAGTAGCCCGGATCATTGGGCGTCTTGAAGGCGTACACCCGGGCGTTCTTCTCCGCGTAGCGCACGCCGCGCATCCCCTCCACCTCCTGGGCGAGTGACTCCGTCGCGAGTGCCCGCATGACCCCGGGATACAGGGGCTCGTAGCCGATGAGGTGCAGGTGCTCGGTGATGGCGCCCTTGTACACCGCGCGGTAGCTGGACAGTTGCACGCGCGAGAGGGCCTCGGACTCGGAGAGGTTCGCCTCCTCGAAGCGGACGATGACCTCCCCCGGGATGGCGTCCGCACCTTGCGTCCCTCCCGCGGACAGAGCCGAGCGCCGCGCCGCCCGCTGCGTCATGACGGCCCGCGTCAGGGAGGCGGACAGCCGCTGCCGGACCGCCGGATCCCTCAGCTTCTCGGGCCAGGCGGCCGGGGACGTGGCGGACTGGAGACGGAAGGGCGTCAGGGTGCCCTTCACCGTGCCCGTGACCGAGGGCGAACCCGGATCGGGCTCAATGAAATCCTCCAGGTTGCAAGCAGAGGCGGACAACAATCCCAACAGCGCGAGACGACGGACCATGCGGGTTTTCCTTGGACGCATGAGGACCCTCCAACAATCTGGACGGCGAGACATTCCGACTCCTTACTCGCCTGACCCTGGACCGGGCGAGAACCTTCTCCCTACAGTGCGCGCGCGATGACAGCGGCCTGGAGCAACGAGGGATACAACTGGTGAAGCAAGGCATCGAGCTGGACGCAATCACGCGCGTGGTCGGCGGCGAGACGCACCTCGCGGACATTCACTTGAGGCTCGAGCCCGGCTCCTTCCACGTGCTGCTGGGCCGCACGCGCGCGGGGAAGACCTCCCTCCTGCGCCTGCTGGCGGGACTCGACCAACCCACCCGGGGCACGGTGCGCGTGAACGGCACCGACGTCACCGGCGTGGACGTGCGCAAGCGCGACGTCGCCATGGTGTACCAGCAGTTCGTCAACTACCCCTCCCTCACCGTCTACGAGAACATCGCCTCGCCGCTGCGGCTGGCGGGCAAGCTGGACGCGAAGGAGCTGGACCGGCGCGTGCGCGACACCGCCGCGGCGCTCCGCCTGGAGCCCTTCCTGCAGCGGCTGCCCGCGGAGCTGAGCGGAGGCCAGCAACAGCGCACCGCCATGGCGCGCGCGCTCGCCAAGGACGCCTCGCTCCTGCTGCTCGACGAGCCCCTGGCCAACCTGGACTACAAGCTGCGCGAGGAGCTGCGCACGGAGATCCGCCAGCTCTTCCGCAACCGGCCCGCCGTGGTGGTGTACGCCACCACCGAGCCCACCGAGGCGCTGCTGCTCGGCGGCCAGACGGTGGTGCTCCACGAGGGGCGCGTGCTGCAGACGGGCCCCACGCTGGAGGTGTACCAGGCCCCCGCCACCGAGCACGTGGGCCAGGTGTTCAGCGATCCCCAGATGAACCTGTGGGACGCGGAGGTGACACAGGACGCACGCCTGCGCCTGTCTCCCGAGGTGGACTTCCCCCTGTCCGGCCACCTCCAGGGGCTCGCGCCGGGGCGCTACCGCCTGGGACTGCGCGCCCACCACCTGCGACTCTCCCCCTCCTCCCCCACCGACGTGCGCATCCCCGCGCACGTGGAGCTGGAGGAGGTGAGCGGCTCGGAGACACTGCTGCACGCGGCGCACGCCGGGCTCGCGCTCGCCGCGCAGGTGGACGGCGTGCACCGCCACCCCTCCGGCGCGCCCGTGGAGCTGTTCGCTCCGCCCTCGCGCCTGTTCGTGTTCGCCCCCGGAGGCCGGCTCGTGGCCGCGCCGCCGTTCGCCCACCAGGAGGCCGCGCATGGCCAGGATTGAGCTTCGCGGCGTCGCCCACGCCTACCGCCCCTCGCCCACCACCGACGCGGACTACGCGCTGCGTCCCCTCGAACTCGTCTGGGAGGACGGAGGCGCCTACGCGCTCCTGGGCCCCTCGGGCTGCGGGAAGACGACGCTGCTCAACATCATCTCCGGGCTCTTGAGGCCCTCGCGCGGCCAGGTGCTCTTCGATGGCGTGGACGTCACCGTCGCCCCGCCCCAGCAGCGCAACATCGCCCAGGTGTTCCAGTTCCCGGTCATCTACGACACGATGAGCGTGCACGAGAACCTGGCCTTCCCGCTGCGCAACCGGGGCATGAGCCCGGGCGAGGCGCGCGCGCGGGTGGAGGAGGTCGCGGAGCTGCTGGAGCTCACCGGTGACCTGCCCCGGCGCGCGAGCGGCCTGTCCGCGGACATGAAGCAGCGCGTGTCGCTCGGCCGGGGACTCGTGCGCCGGGACGTGGCGGCCATCCTCCTGGACGAGCCATTGACAGTCATCGATCCGCACGTGAAGTGGCTCTTGCGCCGCAAGCTCAAGCAGGTGCACGAGCAGTTGAAGATGACGCTCGTGTACGTGACGCACGATCAGGTGGAGGCGCTGACGCTCGCGGACCGGGTGGTGGTGATGAACAACGGCCGGGTGGTGCAGGTGGGCACGCCGCGCGAACTCTTCGAGCGCCCGCTGGACACCTTCGTCGGCTACTTCATCGGCAGCCCGGGCATGAACCTGCTGCCGTGCGCGGTGGAGGACGGCGCGGTGGTGGTGGAAGGACAGCGGCTCGCGCTGGACGCGGGCGTGTGCGCGCGGGCGCGGACGGCTGGGGGCGAGCTGCAGCTCGGCATCCGGCCCGAGTTCCTCCGGCGCGTCCCCGAGGGCACCCCCTCCTCGGTGCGCGTCGAGGTGACGCAGGTGGAGGACCTGGGACGGCACAAGCTGGCCACGGCGCGGCTGGGAACACAGACGCTCAAGGTGCGGCTGCCCGAGGACGAGCGGCTCGCGCCTGGAGAGACCTGCTGGCTGGAGCTGCCTCCGCCCTGGACGACGCTGTACGCCGCGGGCCGCGCCGTCTCCTGAACCCCCGAACGAGAACCCCCCTTCTTCTTCAGGAATCCCCTTCATGGAAAAACCCACCCGACAGAGCGCCTGGCTCCTGGTCGCCCCCGTGCTGGTGGCCGTCGCCTTCAGCGCCGTCATTCCCCTCATGACGGTGGTGAACTACTCGGTGCAGGACATCCTGGGCCCCGACCAGCGCGTCTTCGTGGGCACGGAGTGGTTCCGCAAGGTACTGAGAGATCCCGAGCTTCATGGCGCGCTGCGCCGGCAACTGGGCTTCTCGCTGGCGGTGCTGGCGCTGGAGATTCCCCTGGGCGTGGCGCTCGCGCTCGTGCTGCCCAAGGCGGGGCGGGCCGCGTCGGCGAGCCTCGTGCTGGTGG
The window above is part of the Cystobacter ferrugineus genome. Proteins encoded here:
- a CDS encoding biliverdin-producing heme oxygenase, whose translation is MLSPESPNLLQSLKAETRPHHERAESVVRLMAPGLSVSGYRAHLEALHALHAFLEPAVAEHLEASHPELRVNERRKLHLLREDLLALGHDEDSLARLPSLARPPAVPGGPEALGVLYVLEGSTLGGQLILRHLARHFEGTPVGRFAFFRAYGENVGPMWKSFGEALLRACPEPALAPRVIQGAQATFDAFEARFREVSLS
- a CDS encoding ABC transporter ATP-binding protein, whose protein sequence is MKQGIELDAITRVVGGETHLADIHLRLEPGSFHVLLGRTRAGKTSLLRLLAGLDQPTRGTVRVNGTDVTGVDVRKRDVAMVYQQFVNYPSLTVYENIASPLRLAGKLDAKELDRRVRDTAAALRLEPFLQRLPAELSGGQQQRTAMARALAKDASLLLLDEPLANLDYKLREELRTEIRQLFRNRPAVVVYATTEPTEALLLGGQTVVLHEGRVLQTGPTLEVYQAPATEHVGQVFSDPQMNLWDAEVTQDARLRLSPEVDFPLSGHLQGLAPGRYRLGLRAHHLRLSPSSPTDVRIPAHVELEEVSGSETLLHAAHAGLALAAQVDGVHRHPSGAPVELFAPPSRLFVFAPGGRLVAAPPFAHQEAAHGQD
- a CDS encoding S8 family peptidase, coding for MVRRLALLGLLSASACNLEDFIEPDPGSPSVTGTVKGTLTPFRLQSATSPAAWPEKLRDPAVRQRLSASLTRAVMTQRAARRSALSAGGTQGADAIPGEVIVRFEEANLSESEALSRVQLSSYRAVYKGAITEHLHLIGYEPLYPGVMRALATESLAQEVEGMRGVRYAEKNARVYAFKTPNDPGYSRQWHYRMMNLPAAWDITTAGVAVGIIDSGIVKHPDLNGRVVQGVDMISDVASSGDGDGRDMDATDVGKDQPNGSSSWHGSHVAGTVGAVSNEGAGVAGVTWSGPIVPVRALGSDGGSFADIAAGIQWAVGLPVPGLRTNANPVKVINMSLGGASPPSQALQEVIDDAVAEGVIIVVAAGNDNVDASAFSPCNQDNVICVGATRFNGKRASYSNYGANVDVMATGGEVAEDLDGDGKPDGVLSPILDDDGTPVWAYYQGTSMASPHVAGIVALMKAQNPALTTAEVEQILTATADPASKCGEGCGEGLVNAQAAVLAARNGLDPNAPSKLGVGANQISFLGASTQSLAVRNLGGGSLKVTVKASGTYASALSFPSGNTVTVSAYRSVALPVAVNTGNLSRGEYPAQLTLTGDNGQSATVAVKIQVGSIEDKDIILAFFFEDAAGELDLEEEGLTLVSSSSGYSYSMKLTPRTYYAIATIDEDGDEEFFEDGERLGAWRDSANIEPIEVSASRTVSGINFALTPTESSPD
- a CDS encoding ABC transporter ATP-binding protein, which encodes MARIELRGVAHAYRPSPTTDADYALRPLELVWEDGGAYALLGPSGCGKTTLLNIISGLLRPSRGQVLFDGVDVTVAPPQQRNIAQVFQFPVIYDTMSVHENLAFPLRNRGMSPGEARARVEEVAELLELTGDLPRRASGLSADMKQRVSLGRGLVRRDVAAILLDEPLTVIDPHVKWLLRRKLKQVHEQLKMTLVYVTHDQVEALTLADRVVVMNNGRVVQVGTPRELFERPLDTFVGYFIGSPGMNLLPCAVEDGAVVVEGQRLALDAGVCARARTAGGELQLGIRPEFLRRVPEGTPSSVRVEVTQVEDLGRHKLATARLGTQTLKVRLPEDERLAPGETCWLELPPPWTTLYAAGRAVS